In a genomic window of Flavobacterium lipolyticum:
- a CDS encoding TerD family protein, whose product MAINLQKGQRENINAPKFTIGLGWDTNSSSTGSGFDLDASVFILGDNRKIISDSHFVFYNNLKSPDEAVIHTGDNLTGDGDGDDEQVKIDLTKINSTVKEICVVVTIHDAENRKQNFGQVRNSFIRVVDESNNSEMLKYELEEDFSIETAVEFGRIYNKDGQWKFEAIGVGMKGGLEDYLNKYN is encoded by the coding sequence ATGGCTATCAATTTACAGAAAGGACAACGTGAAAACATAAATGCACCCAAATTTACCATTGGTTTAGGATGGGATACAAACAGCAGCAGTACTGGATCGGGTTTTGATCTTGATGCATCAGTTTTTATTTTAGGCGATAACAGAAAGATAATATCAGATTCTCATTTTGTTTTTTATAACAATCTGAAATCACCGGATGAGGCGGTAATACATACAGGTGATAATTTAACAGGAGATGGAGATGGAGATGATGAGCAAGTAAAAATTGATTTGACTAAAATTAATTCGACAGTAAAAGAAATTTGTGTTGTTGTAACCATTCATGATGCTGAGAACAGAAAACAAAATTTTGGTCAGGTTAGAAATTCTTTCATTCGAGTTGTAGACGAGAGTAATAATAGCGAGATGCTTAAATACGAATTGGAAGAGGATTTTTCAATAGAAACAGCTGTAGAGTTTGGAAGGATTTATAACAAAGACGGCCAATGGAAATTTGAAGCTATTGGTGTTGGAATGAAAGGCGGATTAGAAGATTATTTAAACAAATACAATTAA
- a CDS encoding TerD family protein, giving the protein MAINLEKGQRINLEKSNGTKLQNICVGVNWGAIEKKGFFGTKKEAVDLDASCAIYDDKKNHIDSVNFRKLISNDRAIKHSGDDLTGDLNGDDGLDNEVITLDFSQISPAANHVAFFINSFRGQDFKDIPFASIRIYEGTPTKVSQEFARYDVANDASFAGNVSMVLGVFYKRNGDWKFSAIGTPTNDKKLEQTIVTIQQNHL; this is encoded by the coding sequence ATGGCAATTAATTTAGAAAAAGGGCAACGTATCAACCTTGAGAAAAGTAATGGTACTAAATTACAGAACATCTGTGTCGGTGTAAACTGGGGAGCAATTGAGAAAAAGGGATTTTTTGGCACCAAAAAAGAGGCAGTAGATTTAGATGCAAGCTGCGCTATTTATGACGACAAGAAAAATCATATTGATTCTGTAAATTTTAGAAAACTAATATCAAATGATCGTGCAATTAAGCATAGTGGTGACGATTTAACAGGTGATTTAAATGGGGATGACGGTTTGGATAATGAGGTAATTACTCTGGATTTTTCGCAAATATCACCAGCTGCCAATCACGTTGCATTTTTTATAAATAGCTTTAGAGGACAGGATTTTAAAGATATCCCTTTTGCATCTATCAGAATTTATGAAGGAACTCCAACAAAAGTAAGCCAGGAATTTGCACGTTATGATGTTGCAAATGATGCTTCTTTCGCTGGAAATGTTTCTATGGTTTTAGGAGTTTTTTATAAAAGAAACGGAGATTGGAAGTTTAGTGCAATCGGAACTCCGACAAATGATAAAAAGTTGGAACAAACAATCGTTACCATTCAACAAAACCATCTATAA
- a CDS encoding toxic anion resistance protein, translated as MLENQLVAQENTALIDKDGNVNLASISETEVNNYKSISNQLNENDTNSILNYGAEIQNSIAKQSDTFLTNVRTYNSGEVGTLINDLLTELNYVDVDQLDQGPFKRFLSKIPILNKLVTDVKKLFQQYDKITVNIDKISNKVKAGMINSVKDNSALQTMFDGNVNLIKEMEKHIIAGQIRFKELGEELAVMEGNPAQYQDYQISDKRNFINRLDKRLADMKIVRFIMLQSLAQIRVVQNNNTSIAEKAQSILTTTMPVWKNQLTLAVALQRQKQNIEVQRRVSETTNTILQKNAEMLKQNSIEVAKENENTVVSLETLKMTTKSLIDTLTEVKQIHEQGTETRRQLDAGLQSLEVELKKGVIS; from the coding sequence ATGCTAGAAAATCAATTGGTTGCTCAGGAGAATACCGCTTTGATTGATAAGGATGGAAATGTAAACTTAGCTTCAATTTCTGAAACGGAAGTTAATAATTACAAGTCGATTTCAAATCAGTTAAATGAAAATGATACTAATTCAATTTTGAACTATGGAGCCGAAATCCAGAATTCAATTGCGAAGCAAAGTGATACTTTTTTAACCAATGTTAGAACTTATAATTCAGGTGAAGTTGGTACGTTGATAAATGACTTGCTTACAGAGTTAAATTATGTTGATGTAGATCAGCTGGATCAGGGACCATTTAAACGTTTCCTGTCTAAAATTCCGATTCTGAACAAATTGGTAACCGATGTAAAAAAATTATTCCAGCAATACGATAAAATTACTGTAAATATCGATAAGATCAGTAATAAGGTAAAGGCAGGAATGATCAATTCGGTAAAAGATAACAGTGCTCTTCAAACCATGTTTGACGGAAATGTGAATCTTATCAAAGAGATGGAAAAACACATTATTGCGGGACAAATCCGATTTAAAGAATTGGGTGAGGAGCTTGCTGTAATGGAAGGAAATCCGGCTCAATACCAGGATTATCAAATTTCGGATAAAAGAAACTTTATTAATCGTCTGGACAAGCGTTTGGCCGATATGAAAATTGTTCGTTTTATTATGCTACAGTCCTTAGCGCAAATTCGTGTGGTGCAAAATAATAATACTTCAATTGCAGAGAAAGCACAATCGATCCTGACTACAACCATGCCGGTTTGGAAGAATCAGTTAACACTCGCAGTTGCTTTGCAAAGGCAAAAGCAAAATATTGAAGTACAACGAAGAGTGTCTGAAACGACAAATACTATTTTGCAGAAAAATGCTGAAATGTTAAAACAAAACAGCATTGAAGTAGCAAAAGAAAATGAAAATACTGTTGTGTCCCTTGAGACTTTGAAAATGACGACGAAATCATTAATTGATACGTTGACAGAAGTAAAACAAATTCATGAGCAGGGTACCGAAACCAGAAGACAACTTGACGCGGGACTGCAAAGTCTTGAAGTTGAATTAAAAAAAGGAGTGATAAGCTAA
- a CDS encoding TerD family protein produces the protein MAINLEKGQRQSIEAPKFIVGLGWDSNSSSTGEGFDLDASVFLVGANGKIPNDNHFVYYNNLKSPDGAVTHTGDNLTGAGDGDDEKIQIDLSTISPDVNEICFVVTIHHADTRRQNFGQIRNSFIRIIDQTNTELVKYELDEDFSIETAVEFGRIYKRNNEWKFEAVGIGMKGGLQDYLNKYN, from the coding sequence ATGGCAATTAATTTAGAAAAAGGTCAAAGACAGAGTATTGAAGCTCCAAAATTCATTGTTGGACTTGGCTGGGATAGCAATTCAAGCAGCACGGGAGAGGGATTTGATCTTGATGCTTCAGTTTTTTTAGTTGGTGCAAATGGAAAAATTCCAAATGACAATCATTTTGTTTATTATAATAATTTAAAATCGCCTGACGGAGCTGTAACGCACACTGGAGATAATTTAACCGGTGCCGGAGATGGGGATGATGAGAAAATTCAAATCGATTTATCTACTATATCTCCGGATGTAAATGAAATTTGCTTTGTTGTAACAATTCATCATGCAGATACCAGAAGACAAAATTTCGGACAGATTAGAAATTCATTTATTCGAATCATTGATCAGACCAATACAGAGTTAGTAAAGTACGAGCTTGATGAGGATTTTTCTATTGAAACAGCTGTTGAATTCGGAAGAATTTACAAAAGAAACAACGAATGGAAGTTTGAAGCTGTAGGAATAGGAATGAAAGGTGGTTTACAAGACTATTTGAATAAATATAATTAA
- a CDS encoding TerD family protein: MAINLTKGQKIDLRKSSGESLTNFCVGVNWGAIETKGFLGLSKNVVEVDLDLSCVLIDDQNKLYDHLYSPLYKLEVLQQFGLPKGKLLSVDGALKHTGDDLAGDTGGDDGLDNEIITVDLSKVDAKVNQIFFFLNNAGKEDFSQIPYAKIRMYEGTPTNVVSEFASYNVSADSQYVNKRSIIMGKLYKHNGEWKFSAIGDPTTDTFLGQTIQKIVQSYV, translated from the coding sequence ATGGCTATTAATTTAACCAAAGGACAAAAAATTGATTTAAGAAAATCAAGCGGCGAATCATTAACCAATTTTTGCGTGGGTGTAAACTGGGGAGCGATTGAAACGAAAGGTTTTTTAGGATTATCAAAAAACGTAGTAGAAGTCGATCTGGATTTGAGCTGTGTATTGATTGATGATCAGAATAAGCTTTACGATCATTTGTATTCTCCGTTATACAAATTAGAAGTATTACAACAATTTGGACTTCCAAAAGGTAAATTGTTAAGTGTTGATGGAGCCTTAAAACATACTGGTGATGATCTTGCCGGTGATACTGGTGGAGATGATGGTTTAGATAATGAGATTATTACAGTGGATCTTTCTAAAGTTGATGCCAAAGTCAATCAAATCTTTTTCTTTTTAAACAATGCAGGAAAAGAAGATTTCTCTCAAATTCCGTATGCAAAAATTAGAATGTACGAAGGTACTCCGACCAACGTGGTTTCGGAATTTGCTTCTTATAATGTTTCTGCTGATTCTCAATATGTAAACAAACGTTCCATCATTATGGGGAAATTATACAAACATAATGGAGAATGGAAATTCAGTGCAATTGGAGATCCAACTACTGATACTTTTTTAGGGCAGACTATTCAAAAAATAGTTCAGTCTTACGTGTAG
- a CDS encoding TerC/Alx family metal homeostasis membrane protein, with the protein MNQHPIFSEHPGLIIVFAIAVVIMLLLDLGIFNKKSHVVSNKEAVTWSLVWISLAMIFSGLVYYFAGSAKFYEFQSAYWIEKALSVDNLFVFILVFKFFDVANHNKHKVLFWGIIGALVLRAIFIFSGAFLIELTYLNKLLSLVGVEGFQYDINLIMTAFGLFLVYAGIKSWSAGDDDDEEDYNNTRGARLIRKFFSVSDKYDGDKFFTIENGKKLATPLLVVVAVIEFTDLLFAVDSIPAIFAISNDPFILYTSNIFAILGLRALFFLLDNFIHLFSKLQYGLAIILSFIGVKMIISPFYHIESLYSLLVIGGILVISVLASVMLPEPKEA; encoded by the coding sequence ATGAATCAACACCCTATTTTTTCAGAACATCCGGGATTAATAATCGTCTTTGCCATTGCGGTAGTCATCATGCTATTGTTGGATTTGGGAATTTTCAACAAAAAAAGCCATGTCGTAAGTAATAAAGAAGCAGTAACCTGGTCATTAGTATGGATTAGTTTAGCGATGATTTTTAGTGGTTTGGTTTATTACTTCGCCGGATCGGCAAAATTTTATGAATTTCAATCGGCGTACTGGATAGAAAAAGCACTTTCAGTTGACAATCTTTTTGTATTTATATTAGTATTTAAGTTTTTCGACGTAGCCAATCACAACAAACACAAAGTTTTATTTTGGGGAATTATTGGAGCATTGGTTTTAAGAGCTATTTTTATTTTTTCAGGAGCGTTCCTTATCGAACTGACTTATTTAAACAAGCTTTTAAGTTTGGTTGGAGTAGAAGGTTTCCAATACGATATCAATTTAATCATGACAGCTTTCGGATTATTCCTGGTATATGCAGGAATTAAATCATGGTCTGCCGGTGATGATGACGATGAAGAAGATTATAATAACACCAGAGGAGCAAGATTAATCAGAAAGTTTTTCAGCGTTAGTGATAAATACGATGGAGATAAATTCTTTACCATCGAAAATGGAAAAAAACTGGCGACACCACTTTTAGTGGTAGTAGCTGTAATTGAGTTTACTGACTTATTGTTTGCAGTAGATTCTATACCGGCAATTTTTGCCATTTCAAATGATCCGTTCATTCTTTACACGTCTAATATTTTTGCTATTTTGGGACTTAGAGCCTTATTCTTTCTATTGGATAACTTCATTCACTTGTTCAGTAAATTACAATATGGCTTAGCTATTATTCTTTCGTTTATTGGAGTTAAGATGATTATTTCTCCATTTTATCATATTGAATCTTTGTATTCATTGCTTGTAATTGGAGGAATTCTGGTAATTTCTGTATTGGCCTCAGTGATGCTTCCGGAGCCAAAAGAAGCATAA
- the abc-f gene encoding ribosomal protection-like ABC-F family protein, protein MLNIHNLSVSFGGTYLFEEVTFRLGAGDRVGLVGKNGAGKSTMLKMLARDFAPDSGVISQEKDIRMGFLRQDIDFERGRTVLEEAYEAFTEIKIVEKKLEEINHQLVTRTDYESEEYSQIIEALSDYTHRFDLLGGYNYVGDTEKILLGLGFKREVFNNQTETFSGGWRMRIELAKLLLQSNDVLLLDEPTNHLDIESIIWLESFLRNYPGVVVIVSHDKMFLDNVTNRTIEISLGKAYDFNKPYSQYLELRHEIREKQLATQKNQAKKIEETEKLIEKFRAKASKASMAQSLIKKLDKVERIEVDEDDNSVMNISFPVSKEPGKVVIEAENVTKAYGDKTILKDISLLVERGSKIAFVGQNGQGKSTFIKALVNEFEYQGNIKLGHNVQLGYFAQNQAEYLDGEITLLQTMEDAATDTNRMKVRDMLGSFLFRGDDVEKKVKVLSGGERNRLALCKLLLQPINVLLMDEPTNHLDIKSKNVLKAALQKFGGTLLLVSHDRDFLQGMSNIVYEFKDQKIREYLGDINYFLEQRNLENMREVEKKDVVKEAAPKESKKTSYEDQKKGKALQNRLSKVESQIKQLEKDIQHDDKMLASNYDKHIEDASFFTAYNKKKKDLDQLLLDWEIVQEEIDNFNA, encoded by the coding sequence ATGCTTAATATACACAATCTTTCGGTTTCTTTTGGAGGAACATATTTATTTGAAGAAGTTACCTTTCGTTTAGGTGCCGGTGACCGTGTAGGTCTTGTGGGTAAAAACGGAGCGGGTAAATCTACAATGCTTAAAATGTTAGCAAGAGATTTTGCTCCTGATTCGGGGGTTATTTCCCAGGAGAAAGATATCCGAATGGGGTTTTTGCGTCAGGATATTGATTTTGAACGTGGAAGAACGGTGTTGGAGGAAGCGTATGAGGCTTTTACTGAAATTAAAATTGTTGAGAAAAAACTAGAAGAAATCAATCATCAATTGGTGACCAGAACCGATTATGAAAGTGAAGAATACAGCCAGATCATTGAAGCTTTATCTGATTATACCCATCGTTTTGATCTTCTTGGAGGTTACAACTATGTAGGAGATACGGAGAAGATTCTTTTAGGATTAGGTTTCAAAAGAGAAGTTTTCAATAATCAGACTGAAACATTTTCAGGAGGATGGAGAATGCGTATCGAGTTAGCAAAACTGTTATTACAATCTAATGATGTATTGCTTCTGGATGAGCCTACGAATCACCTGGATATTGAGAGTATCATTTGGTTAGAAAGTTTCCTTCGTAACTATCCCGGAGTTGTGGTAATCGTTTCGCACGATAAAATGTTTTTGGATAATGTGACCAACCGTACCATCGAAATTTCTTTAGGAAAAGCATACGATTTTAATAAACCGTATTCTCAGTATTTAGAATTGCGTCACGAAATTCGTGAAAAACAATTGGCTACTCAAAAGAATCAGGCAAAGAAAATAGAAGAAACTGAAAAATTAATCGAAAAGTTCCGTGCAAAAGCTTCTAAAGCTTCGATGGCGCAATCGTTAATTAAAAAGTTAGATAAAGTTGAAAGAATCGAAGTAGATGAGGATGATAATTCGGTAATGAATATTTCGTTCCCGGTTTCAAAAGAACCCGGAAAAGTAGTAATCGAAGCTGAAAATGTTACCAAAGCTTACGGAGACAAAACGATTCTGAAAGATATTAGTTTATTGGTTGAAAGAGGAAGTAAAATTGCCTTTGTGGGACAAAACGGACAAGGGAAATCGACTTTCATTAAAGCTCTTGTAAACGAATTTGAGTACCAGGGGAACATCAAATTAGGGCATAATGTTCAGTTAGGATATTTTGCTCAAAATCAGGCTGAATATCTTGATGGAGAAATTACGTTGCTTCAAACTATGGAAGATGCTGCTACAGACACAAACCGTATGAAAGTTCGTGATATGTTGGGATCCTTTTTATTCCGTGGAGACGATGTTGAGAAAAAAGTAAAGGTACTTTCAGGAGGTGAACGTAACCGTTTGGCACTTTGTAAATTGTTGTTGCAGCCTATCAATGTTTTACTGATGGATGAGCCTACGAATCACCTGGATATTAAATCTAAGAACGTTTTAAAAGCTGCCCTTCAAAAATTTGGCGGTACTTTATTATTGGTTTCTCACGATAGAGATTTCCTTCAGGGAATGTCGAATATCGTGTACGAATTCAAAGACCAAAAGATTAGAGAATATTTAGGAGATATTAACTACTTCTTAGAGCAGCGTAATCTTGAAAACATGCGTGAGGTAGAGAAAAAAGATGTTGTAAAAGAAGCCGCTCCAAAAGAATCTAAGAAAACGTCATACGAAGATCAGAAAAAAGGAAAAGCACTTCAAAACCGATTGAGTAAGGTAGAGAGTCAAATCAAACAATTGGAAAAAGACATTCAGCACGATGATAAAATGCTGGCTTCTAATTATGACAAACATATTGAAGATGCTTCGTTTTTTACCGCATACAACAAAAAGAAAAAAGACTTAGATCAATTGTTGCTGGACTGGGAAATTGTTCAGGAGGAGATTGATAATTTTAATGCTTAA
- a CDS encoding App1 family protein, with protein MKPILQLYRGYANEEELIVMGHVFRRTYDYDFQKKNFKNATSIINQFRIKTIKNFDVYLKCGNQEIHTKTLDDGYFKFCIPLEKETPFGWVEYEVSIKHRTETITEKGSFIRPHKGKLGIISDIDDTFLISHTGNFFRKIYVLLFKNVNDRKVFKGVVPHYQALSSAGRNNKEEENAFFYVSSSEWNLYRFIVKFTKIHHLPRAVILLKDIKRGIPDFFMSGRGNHDHKFDKIKHVLEFYPNLKYILLGDDSQHDPILYERICKIFPVTVKAVYIRQTGKHKKKATKTIMKNLENLEVSVCYYKDSSEAIMHSKSIGLIS; from the coding sequence ATGAAACCAATTTTACAATTATATCGCGGTTATGCCAATGAAGAAGAATTAATTGTAATGGGACATGTTTTCAGAAGAACCTATGACTATGATTTTCAGAAAAAAAACTTCAAAAATGCCACTTCGATCATCAATCAGTTCAGAATAAAAACCATTAAAAATTTTGATGTTTATCTAAAATGCGGAAATCAGGAAATTCACACTAAAACCCTGGACGATGGCTATTTCAAGTTTTGTATTCCACTGGAAAAAGAAACGCCCTTTGGATGGGTTGAATACGAAGTAAGTATAAAACACAGGACTGAAACAATAACTGAAAAAGGCAGTTTCATAAGACCACACAAAGGCAAACTGGGCATCATCTCCGATATTGACGATACTTTTTTGATTTCGCATACCGGAAATTTCTTCCGTAAAATATATGTCCTTTTATTTAAAAACGTGAACGACCGTAAAGTTTTTAAAGGTGTTGTACCCCATTATCAAGCTTTAAGTTCAGCGGGACGAAATAATAAGGAAGAAGAAAATGCCTTTTTTTATGTGTCGAGCAGCGAATGGAATTTGTATCGATTCATCGTCAAATTTACCAAAATACATCATCTCCCAAGGGCTGTAATTCTATTGAAAGACATCAAAAGAGGAATCCCTGATTTTTTCATGAGCGGACGCGGAAACCACGATCATAAATTCGACAAAATAAAACACGTTTTAGAATTTTATCCCAATCTTAAGTATATTTTACTAGGAGACGATTCGCAACACGACCCCATTTTGTACGAGCGAATCTGTAAAATCTTTCCGGTAACTGTAAAGGCAGTTTATATCAGACAGACTGGCAAACACAAAAAAAAAGCCACTAAAACGATTATGAAAAACCTCGAAAACTTAGAGGTCTCTGTTTGTTATTATAAAGACAGCAGCGAGGCCATTATGCACTCTAAATCTATTGGTCTTATCTCGTGA
- a CDS encoding diacylglycerol/lipid kinase family protein, which translates to MKKNILFVVNPISGDLDKSDLIAAVQEFSVVHHFDLEVYETTGKKDQKEIQTLYNQYLPERIVVAGGDGTIKMVAEAMEQFDIIIGILPAGSANGLSVDLNLPDTLEENLKIAFLHHYIEMDMIAINGKKSIHLSDIGVNANLVKNYEESNLRGLWGYALQAYSALKESEEPFVATISANNETVEHTARMIVIANSQKYGTGVVINPNGAMNDGKFELVILKSLDLLLIGKIITGNMPIDSDDIVIISTDKATIKTDYPVNFQIDGEYCGAQTDLEIHILHKQMKIAIP; encoded by the coding sequence TTGAAAAAGAATATCTTATTTGTTGTAAATCCGATTTCGGGAGATCTGGATAAATCCGATTTAATAGCCGCTGTACAGGAGTTTTCTGTTGTTCATCATTTTGATTTGGAAGTGTATGAAACCACCGGTAAGAAGGATCAAAAAGAAATACAGACCCTGTACAATCAGTATCTTCCTGAGCGTATTGTGGTAGCCGGTGGAGACGGAACCATAAAAATGGTTGCTGAAGCCATGGAGCAGTTTGATATCATTATTGGTATTTTGCCTGCTGGTTCAGCCAATGGATTGTCAGTCGATCTAAATCTGCCGGATACACTCGAGGAGAACCTGAAAATTGCTTTTCTGCATCATTATATCGAAATGGATATGATTGCTATCAATGGCAAAAAAAGTATTCATTTGAGTGATATTGGCGTAAATGCCAATCTGGTAAAAAATTACGAAGAGAGTAATTTACGCGGTTTGTGGGGTTACGCTTTACAGGCCTATTCGGCTTTAAAAGAATCGGAAGAACCTTTTGTGGCTACAATCTCGGCTAATAACGAAACCGTGGAGCATACCGCAAGAATGATTGTGATTGCTAATTCTCAGAAATACGGAACCGGCGTCGTAATAAATCCAAATGGCGCAATGAATGACGGTAAGTTTGAATTGGTCATTTTAAAGAGCCTTGATTTACTATTGATCGGAAAAATTATTACCGGAAACATGCCTATTGATTCGGATGATATTGTAATTATTTCTACAGATAAAGCGACGATTAAAACCGATTATCCCGTTAATTTTCAGATTGATGGCGAGTATTGTGGTGCACAAACGGATTTGGAAATTCATATTCTGCACAAGCAAATGAAAATTGCAATCCCGTAG
- a CDS encoding GNAT family N-acetyltransferase: MTTTYSFKIYNSASLLPLEWNSLAAANIFLTKEYLEVLENSCPVNMICHFIGIFNDSKLVGIVLTQFLFTEKLESFGERDQCLKTSVRNFAFKNFASHVLFVGNNMLTGQNAFVLASDIKQSIALKTLHKAINQLKKNLKAGGRKVHITSIKDFTATEIIPLQNEFKNNYTFSTQPNMVFEIHKDWVSEQDYIGALSKKYRDQYKRARKKADGIVKQKMSLADIKKYEDVIYDLYFHVAKNAPFNTFFLARNHFSFFKEIMKDDFLFYGYFLEEKLIGFNTLIKNGSAMDTYFLGYDETIQREKMLYLNMLYDMIAYSINHGFKEVVFARTALEIKSSVGAKPVKMYGLITHSNTLINHNIGRLFSYLEPKTDWQERNPFK, from the coding sequence TTGACTACAACTTATTCTTTCAAAATATACAATAGCGCATCACTACTGCCCTTGGAATGGAATTCTCTGGCGGCAGCTAATATCTTTTTAACCAAAGAATACCTGGAAGTCCTGGAGAACTCCTGTCCGGTAAATATGATATGCCATTTTATCGGAATTTTCAACGATAGTAAACTGGTCGGAATTGTTCTGACCCAATTTCTATTTACGGAGAAACTGGAATCGTTCGGGGAACGCGATCAATGTTTGAAAACTTCGGTGCGAAATTTTGCTTTTAAAAATTTTGCCTCTCATGTACTATTTGTCGGAAACAATATGCTTACCGGACAAAATGCGTTTGTACTTGCCTCAGACATCAAACAATCAATAGCTCTAAAAACACTGCACAAAGCCATTAATCAGCTTAAAAAAAACCTGAAAGCAGGCGGAAGAAAGGTTCACATTACCAGCATAAAAGATTTTACAGCTACCGAAATTATTCCTTTACAAAACGAATTTAAAAACAATTACACGTTTTCAACTCAGCCTAATATGGTTTTTGAAATCCATAAAGACTGGGTATCTGAACAGGATTATATTGGCGCTTTATCAAAAAAATATCGGGATCAGTACAAACGGGCCCGAAAAAAAGCAGACGGAATCGTAAAGCAAAAAATGTCTTTAGCCGACATTAAAAAATATGAAGATGTTATTTACGATTTGTATTTTCATGTGGCCAAAAACGCTCCTTTCAATACTTTTTTCTTAGCCCGAAATCACTTTAGTTTTTTTAAAGAAATCATGAAAGATGATTTCCTGTTTTACGGCTATTTTTTAGAAGAAAAACTAATCGGATTCAATACCTTAATTAAAAACGGAAGTGCGATGGATACTTACTTTTTAGGGTACGACGAGACCATTCAACGCGAAAAAATGCTATACCTCAACATGCTTTACGACATGATTGCCTACTCTATCAATCATGGTTTTAAAGAAGTGGTATTTGCCAGAACCGCTCTCGAAATCAAAAGCTCTGTCGGGGCAAAACCGGTCAAAATGTATGGGTTAATAACGCACAGCAATACGCTGATCAACCACAATATCGGCCGATTATTTAGCTATTTGGAACCCAAAACCGACTGGCAGGAACGAAATCCGTTTAAATAA
- a CDS encoding DUF1761 domain-containing protein, with translation MEFNPVALFLSAIVTLAVGFIWYNPKVFGTIWMRENNLTPEDLQKGNMLKIFGLTYLFSLMITVILMSLTIHQTGALGMVGGPPLVASAKPSFAAFMNDYGTAYRTFKHGTLHGFMSALFFVFPIIGINGLFERKSWKYIFIHAGYWAVCLTLMGGIICAFA, from the coding sequence ATGGAATTTAACCCTGTTGCATTATTCTTATCAGCCATCGTAACACTGGCTGTTGGTTTTATCTGGTACAACCCTAAAGTATTCGGAACCATCTGGATGAGAGAGAACAATCTCACTCCGGAAGACTTACAAAAAGGAAATATGCTTAAAATATTCGGTCTTACGTATCTTTTCTCGTTAATGATTACCGTAATTTTAATGTCTCTTACCATCCATCAAACCGGTGCTTTGGGAATGGTGGGCGGACCTCCTTTGGTCGCCAGTGCTAAACCATCATTTGCTGCTTTTATGAATGACTATGGAACAGCCTACCGTACCTTTAAACACGGAACTCTTCACGGATTTATGTCAGCACTCTTTTTTGTCTTTCCCATAATTGGAATCAACGGCCTATTCGAAAGAAAATCGTGGAAATATATCTTTATACATGCAGGTTACTGGGCGGTTTGCCTTACTTTGATGGGCGGAATTATCTGTGCATTTGCCTAA
- a CDS encoding leucine-rich repeat domain-containing protein encodes MKSLVLFFLAFIFSPAIYADTVSDKEKEALIKLYEVTNGSEWKIKWDLSLSVATWYGVKVENGKVVGLHLANNNLQGNLPVELLTLVNLITIDLHDNKIQGQLPLEIGKLSQLETLALFNNEIQGQLPGSIYTIKTLKVLLLNQNKLSGSLSKEVSNFSVLENLSLFDNNFEGEIPNELEKLGHLSELNLSYNKFKGGVSKNLILLDALNMTMFDEEGNPFLLEIAARKETTMVTRN; translated from the coding sequence ATGAAAAGCTTAGTCCTGTTTTTTCTGGCTTTTATTTTTTCGCCTGCTATTTATGCTGATACCGTTTCAGATAAAGAGAAAGAGGCGCTTATCAAATTGTATGAGGTAACAAACGGATCGGAATGGAAGATAAAGTGGGATTTATCACTTTCGGTAGCTACCTGGTATGGGGTAAAAGTTGAAAATGGTAAAGTCGTCGGACTTCATTTGGCCAATAATAATTTGCAGGGAAATCTGCCTGTAGAATTGTTGACTTTGGTTAATCTGATTACGATCGATTTACACGACAATAAAATTCAGGGACAGCTTCCTTTGGAGATTGGAAAACTAAGCCAATTAGAAACTCTTGCTTTGTTTAATAATGAAATTCAGGGGCAGTTACCAGGGTCAATTTATACGATAAAGACTTTGAAAGTTTTGCTTTTAAATCAGAACAAATTGTCAGGAAGTTTGAGCAAAGAAGTAAGCAACTTTAGTGTTTTGGAAAACCTGAGTTTGTTTGATAATAATTTTGAAGGAGAAATTCCAAATGAATTAGAAAAATTAGGACATTTGTCTGAATTGAATCTTTCTTATAATAAATTTAAAGGAGGCGTTTCGAAAAATTTGATTTTATTAGATGCCTTAAATATGACGATGTTTGATGAAGAAGGAAATCCTTTTTTATTAGAAATAGCCGCTAGAAAAGAAACCACAATGGTTACCAGAAATTAA